A single region of the Nicotiana sylvestris chromosome 6, ASM39365v2, whole genome shotgun sequence genome encodes:
- the LOC138871771 gene encoding uncharacterized protein yields MTMRVGDRVEVFNVYKALKLSAHYEELSMISVVESDVTSLVPYISPIDPLERALTRDEEDRDDEMMGEIDQVLDMSCSYVHGFGKFEELDRPVTQTPPKPSIKEAPKLELKPLPVHLRYAYLGNSETFPVIISSILTNIQEEKLLREGIVLGHKVSRSGIEIYKAKVEAIEKLLPSISVKGVWSCLGHAGLLKKDVTFNFNDACLKAFEELKKKLVVAPIIVAPNWSLPFELMCDASDHTIGEFDVKIQDRKGTENQVADHLSRLENYDHVEEGGQIKEAFPDEQLFAITQDPPQWYANYVNYLVSGVLSPEIKSEARKGFLHDVNFFYRNEPHFYKQYIDQLMMRYIPERRLPMQLLRSVTSVREHGTITKRHEMPLNNILEVEIFDVWGINFMGPFPLSKGNKYILLAVDYVSKWVEAIALPTNDVMVVAIFVKNNIFSRFKTPRALIIDEEIHFCNWLLNNLLAEYGVRHRVATTYHPQTSGQFEVSNTKIKQILDKTVSVNRKDWVAKFDDVLWAYRTSYKTPTKALSYKLIYGKACHIPIELEHKVYWAIKKLNMHLEAAGEKRLLQLNELDEFRLHSMKMLNYTKRRRKDGMTSVSSHVASSQDNRKFLVNGHRVKHYWGGIIDREKTNVLLADE; encoded by the exons ATGACAATGAGAGTCGGTGATCGAGTGGAGGTATTCAATGTGTATAAGGCACTCAAATTGTCAGCCCACTATGAAGAGTTATCTATGATTTCTGTGGTGGAAAGTGATGTTACGTCATTAGTGCCTTATATAAGCCCCATAGATCCTCTTGAACGAGCTTTGACTAGGGATGAAGAAGACCGTGACGATGAAATGATGGGAGAAATTGATCAAGTACTTGACATGTCTTGCAGTTATGTCCATGGGTTTGGGAAATTTGAGGAGTTGGATAGGCCTGTCACTCAGACCCCTCCTAAGCCATCTATTAAAGAAGCTCCAAAGCTAGAACTTAAGCCCCTTCCAGTGCATCTGCGCTATGCTTATTTGGGGAACTCTGAGACATTTCCAGTGATTATCTCATCCATCTTGACTAACATACAAGAAGAAAAATTGCTCAGA GAAGGCATCGTGTTGGGTCACAAAGTGTCTAGAAGTGGCATTGAAATTTATAAGGCGAAGGTGGAGGCGATTGAAAAATTACTTCCATCCATTTCGGTGAAGGGTGTCTGGAGTTGCTTGGGACACGCAGG GTTGCTTAAAAAGGATGTAACTTTCAATTTTAATGACGCGTGCCTTAAGGCATTTGAAGAGCTTAAAAAGAAGTTGGTGGTTGCCCCCATTATTGTGGCACCGAATTGGTCCTTACCATTTGAActtatgtgtgatgcaagtgaccaTACTATTGGG GAATTTGATGTAAAAATACAAGATCGAAAGGGcacagagaaccaagtagctgaccatcTATCAAGGCTGGAAAATTACGACCATGTGGAAGAGGGTGGACAAATTAAAGAAGCATTTCCTGATGAGCAACTTTTTGCTATCACCCAAGACCCTCCCCAATGGTACGCAAACTATGTGAATTATCTTGTAAGTGGGGTACTTTCTCCTGAAATTAAATCTGAAGCTAGAAAGGGGTTTCTACATGATGTGAACTTCTTCTATAGGAATGAACCACATTTTTACAAGCAGTATATTGATCAGTTGATGATGAGATACATTCCAGAAAGGAG GCTGCCCATGCAATTGTTAAGAAGTGTGACCAGTGTCAGAGAACATGGAACAATCACAAAGAGGCATGAAATGCCTTTGAATAACATACTGGAGGTCGagatttttgatgtgtggggaatAAATTTTATGGGACCATTCCCATTGTCCAAAGGAAACAAATACATTTTACTAGCAGTTGACTACGTATCAAAATGGGTAGAGGCGATCGCATTGCCAACAAATGATGTCATGGTGGTAGCTATATTTGTGAAAAATAACATATTCTCGAGGTTTAAGACTCCACGTGCATTGATTATTGATGAAGAGATACATTTTTGCAATTGGTTGTTGAATAACCTTCTAGCTGAATATGGAGTCCGCCATAGAGTTGCTACAACATATCATCCTCAAACAAGTGGACAATTTGAGGTGTCTAACACAAAAATAAAGCAAATCTTAGATAAAACGGTGAGTGTGAATAGGAAGGATTGGGTTGCAAAGTTCGATGATGTCTTGTGGGCATATAGAACTTCATATAAAACTCCAACTAAGGCATTGTCGTATAAGCTTATTTATGGAAAGGCATGTCACATTCCTATTGAACTTGAACATAAAGTGTATTGGGCTATTAAAAAGTTGAATATGCACCTTGAAGCCGCTGGTGAGAAGAGACTCTTGCAGTTGAATGAGTTAGATGAGTTCAGGCTGCACTCTATGAAAATGCTAAACTATACAAAGAGAAGACGAAAAGATGGCATGACAAGCGTATCAAGCCACGTCGCTTCGAGCCAGGACAACAG GAAATTTTTAGTGAATGGACACAGAGTCAAGCACTATTGGGGAGGAATAATTGATCGTGAGAAGACCAATGTTTTACTCGCTGATGAGTAA